ATCCTGCTGCAAAAATTCATGTATTAGTAATACCTAAAAAGGAAATTAAAAATTTAGATGATGCTACTGAAGATGATGTAATGTTATTAGGTAAATTACAATTAACAGTTGCAAAAGTTGCAAGATTACTTGGTGTAAATGAGAATGGATATAGAGTTGTTACTAATATTAATTCCGATGCAGGACAAACAGTATATCATATTCATTATCATATATTAGCTGGAGAAAAACTAGGAGTAATGGCTTAATGAAAGATGTAATAGTAAGTACAGATAATAGATATTATAAGCTGATAAAAAAATTGAATGATAAAAAATATAGAGATGAATCAGGAGTATTTTTGGCTGAGGGAGAAAAATTTTTAGAAGAAAAGAATAATTTTTCTAAAGTTATAGTAAAGGAAAGTAAATATACATATTATGAAAATAAGTATAATATATCTAAATATGAAAATTTAACAGTACTTTCTGATAAATTATTTGATAGTATAAGTACTCAAACTAATAGCCAAGGAATATTGTTTATATATTCTAAACATCTATCTAATTTATCTGAATTATCAGGAGATTTAATTATTTTAGATGCAATACAAGATCCAGGGAATATTGGTACTATTATTAGAACATTAGTAGCTACTAATTATCGCACACTTATATTAACTAAATCATCAGTTGATGTTTACTCTCCAAAAGTTGTTAGAGCAACTATGGGTGGAATATTTAATGTAAATATTATATACGAAGAAAAAGAGAATATTATTGAGTTTTTAAAGGATAATGGATATAACATAATTTCTACGGCATTAAGTAAAGAAAGTGTGGATTATAGGGAAGTTGAGTTAAAAAAAGATAAAAACGCATATATTTTTGGTAATGAGGGTGGAGGAGTTTCTAATGAATTTTTAGATATTTCACATCAAAAAGCAATAATACCTATATATGGTAAAATTGAATCTTTAAATGTATCTATAGCATTAGGTGTTTTCCTTTATAAGATGAGAGAACGTGATTAACACTGAATTTAAATTTTTTTAAGTTAAATAAAAGATGATAGATGAAACACAAGTATTTACTTGTGTTTTATTACTATATTATCCTTAATAATATTTATAGTTAAATAATTAATACTGAATTTTAAAATTATCTATTTGAATATTCAGTATTAATGTGGTATATTATTAGTGAAAATATTATTTTGTTTGAAAGGATGATAAGAACATGAGAGCAGTAGTAGTTAATAAAGAATCAACTGGTGTTGAAATAGTTGAAAAAGTATTAAGACCATTAAAAGCAGGAGAAGCTTTAGTAGATGTTGAATATTGTGGAGTTTGTCATACAGATTTACACGTTGCACATGGAGATTTTGGTAAAGTATCTGGAAGAGTATTAGGACATGAGGGAATAGGAATAGTAAGAGAAGTTGCAGAAGGTGTTACTTCATTAGTTCCTGGAGATAGAGTTTCTATAGCATGGTTCTTTGAAGGATGCGGAAGATGTGAATACTGTGTTACAGGAAATGAAACTTTATGTCAATCAGTTAAAAATGCTGGATATTCAGCAGATGGTGGAATGGCTGAAGAATGTATAGTTACAGCTGATTATGCAGTTAAAGTTCCTGAAGGATTAGATCCAGCACAAGCAAGTTCAATTACATGTGCAGGAGTTACTACATATAAGGCGATTAAAGTAGGAAGACCTCAACCTGGTCAATGGGTAGTAATTTGGGGAGCAGGAGGACTTGGAAACTTAGCAGTTCAATATGCTAAAAAAGTATTTAATGCTCGTGTAATAGCAGTAGATATTAATGATGATAAATTAGCTTTAGCTAAAGAAGTTGGTGCTGATTATGTAATTAATGGATTAAAAGAAGATCCAGTTAAGAAAATCATGGAATTAACAGAAATCGGAGCACATATTTCAGTTGTTACTGCTGTATCTAAAGTTGCTTTCAACCAAGCAATAGATTCTGCTAGACCAGCTGGAAGAGTAGTTGCAGTAGGATTACCATCTGAAACTATGGATGTTTCAATTGTTGCAACAGTATTAAAAGGAATAGAAATTATTGGTTCATTAGTTGGAACAAGAGAAGATCTTAAAGAAGCATTTGATTTTGGAGCTATGGGACTTGTAGTACCAGTAGTTCAAACTAGACCAGTTGAGGATGCTTTAGACATTTTTGATGAAATGGAAAAAGGAACTATTCAAGGACGTATGGTTATTGATTTCAGAAAACATGACTGTGGATGTGGATGCAAACATTAAGATTTAATATATATAGGCTAGATTTTTCTAGCCTTTTTTTGTTGAATTATATATTTAAATAATGTTATAATTAAATATATTATCTGAAAGGAGTATTTCATGAGTTATATTAAAATTGAAAATCTTAAAAAGAAATATATAATTGGAGAAAATGAGATAATTGCAAATAATGATATAAATTTTGAGATAAATAAAGGTGAATTTGTTGTAATACTTGGATCTTCTGGTGCAGGAAAATCAACTTTATTAAATATTTTAGGTGGAATGGATATAGCTGATTCAGGGAATATATTTATAGATAATAAAAATATTGCTAAATATACTAAAGAAGAATTAACAAAATATAGAAGAAACGATGTAGGGTTTGTATTTCAATTCTATAATCTATTACCTAATTTAACGGCTAAAGAAAATGTTGAATTAGCTTCAGAATTAGTAAAAGAAAATATAGATGTTACAGAAGTTCTTAAAGATGTAGGACTTGAAAATAGAATGAATAATTTCCCATCACAATTATCTGGTGGAGAACAACAGAGGGTTTCTATTGCAAGAGCAATTGCTAAAAAACCTAAAATATTATTATGTGATGAACCAACAGGAGCTTTAGACTTTAATACAGGTAAACAAGTACTTAATATATTATCTAATTTGAGTTTAAAAAAGAATGTTACAGTAATTGTGGTAACACATAATTCTGAAATTGCAAAAATTGCTGATAAAGTAATACATATGCAAGATGCTAAAGTAAAAGAGATATTAATAAATGAAAATAAAATAGATGTTTCTGAAATAAAATGGTAAGGGTGAAGTAAATGAGAATATTGAGTTTAGACGGTGGAGGATTAAAAGGTATATATACAATAATGATGTTAGATAAAATAGAGAAAGATTTTAATATAAGTTATCATGAATATTTTGACATTATTATAGGGACAAGTACAGGATCTATTATTGCAACATTATTAGCTTTAGGTGTTAAACCTAAGGAAATATTAAAGATATATAATGATTGTTATAAAGAAATATTTGGTAAAAAATCCACTAATAAAAAACCTTTATTTGGTTCGTTATATGAAAATGCAAATTTAGAAAATGCAGTAAAAAAATATGTTGGTAATTTAAGTTATGATGATTTAAAAACAAAATTAATTATACCAAGTGTTAATTTAAGTGATTCAAAAATTAATATTGTTAAAAGTTATGATGAGGTTATGAAAAATAAAAATGAACAATTTACTTTAAAAGATGCTATAATATCTTCAGCTTCTGCACCAGGGTATTTTTCACCACATATATTTAAGAATAAAATGTATGTAGATGGAGCTTTATTTTCAAATAATCCAGCATTAATAGGTTTATCAGAATCATTTAATTTAGGAGTAAATGAATTAAAAGAAGTGAAAATACTTTCTCTTGGTACAGGGACAGAAAAAATAAAATTTAATAAATCAGATATTTCTAATGCGAATATAAAAAAAATATTTAAGATTAATTCATTTTTAGATAATATGGTAATGAAATTTTTAAAAGTTGATGAAAAAGATTCTGGATTAATTTCAATGGCTTTTCCATTAATTAAAACTACAATGAAAACATCAGTAGAAAATACAGAATATATTTTAAGTAAAATTTTGGATAAAAAAAATTATGTAAGAATTAATGATATGTCTAATGAATTAAAGATAGATGAGATACCTACAGAATTAATAAAAAAAATAGATGAATATTACATTAATAATCATTACTCTAATTTAAAAATATTTTTTGAAG
The Streptobacillus ratti genome window above contains:
- a CDS encoding histidine triad nucleotide-binding protein, with amino-acid sequence MSTIFKKIIDKEIPAKIVYEDDEFLAFEDIYPAAKIHVLVIPKKEIKNLDDATEDDVMLLGKLQLTVAKVARLLGVNENGYRVVTNINSDAGQTVYHIHYHILAGEKLGVMA
- a CDS encoding TrmH family RNA methyltransferase; this encodes MKDVIVSTDNRYYKLIKKLNDKKYRDESGVFLAEGEKFLEEKNNFSKVIVKESKYTYYENKYNISKYENLTVLSDKLFDSISTQTNSQGILFIYSKHLSNLSELSGDLIILDAIQDPGNIGTIIRTLVATNYRTLILTKSSVDVYSPKVVRATMGGIFNVNIIYEEKENIIEFLKDNGYNIISTALSKESVDYREVELKKDKNAYIFGNEGGGVSNEFLDISHQKAIIPIYGKIESLNVSIALGVFLYKMRERD
- the adhP gene encoding alcohol dehydrogenase AdhP; translated protein: MRAVVVNKESTGVEIVEKVLRPLKAGEALVDVEYCGVCHTDLHVAHGDFGKVSGRVLGHEGIGIVREVAEGVTSLVPGDRVSIAWFFEGCGRCEYCVTGNETLCQSVKNAGYSADGGMAEECIVTADYAVKVPEGLDPAQASSITCAGVTTYKAIKVGRPQPGQWVVIWGAGGLGNLAVQYAKKVFNARVIAVDINDDKLALAKEVGADYVINGLKEDPVKKIMELTEIGAHISVVTAVSKVAFNQAIDSARPAGRVVAVGLPSETMDVSIVATVLKGIEIIGSLVGTREDLKEAFDFGAMGLVVPVVQTRPVEDALDIFDEMEKGTIQGRMVIDFRKHDCGCGCKH
- a CDS encoding ABC transporter ATP-binding protein, with the protein product MSYIKIENLKKKYIIGENEIIANNDINFEINKGEFVVILGSSGAGKSTLLNILGGMDIADSGNIFIDNKNIAKYTKEELTKYRRNDVGFVFQFYNLLPNLTAKENVELASELVKENIDVTEVLKDVGLENRMNNFPSQLSGGEQQRVSIARAIAKKPKILLCDEPTGALDFNTGKQVLNILSNLSLKKNVTVIVVTHNSEIAKIADKVIHMQDAKVKEILINENKIDVSEIKW
- a CDS encoding CBASS cGAMP-activated phospholipase; this translates as MRILSLDGGGLKGIYTIMMLDKIEKDFNISYHEYFDIIIGTSTGSIIATLLALGVKPKEILKIYNDCYKEIFGKKSTNKKPLFGSLYENANLENAVKKYVGNLSYDDLKTKLIIPSVNLSDSKINIVKSYDEVMKNKNEQFTLKDAIISSASAPGYFSPHIFKNKMYVDGALFSNNPALIGLSESFNLGVNELKEVKILSLGTGTEKIKFNKSDISNANIKKIFKINSFLDNMVMKFLKVDEKDSGLISMAFPLIKTTMKTSVENTEYILSKILDKKNYVRINDMSNELKIDEIPTELIKKIDEYYINNHYSNLKIFFEEELSELEIISKKSWFKRQMYILAEKIRKFSMN